The genomic window CGCCTTGAACTGTGTAGCTATAACCATAAAGACAAATGATATTTCTAGAACTCGTATTACAAAACTTCGGACCTTATTCTGGCAGACAAGTAATAAATCTTGATACAAGAAGTGAAGAAAACCACCGTCCAATTGTCTTATTAGGTGGGATGAATGGCGGGGGAAAAACTACTCTGATGGATTCTATCCGCCTAGCTCTCTATGGACAACGCGCTCAATGTTCTACTCGTGGTAACTTGAGTTATAGTGATTTTTTAACTCAATGCGTTAATAATAAAGCAACCCCTGCGGAAAAAACCCGCATTGAATTACTTTTTGAACACATTGAAGACGATAAACCAGTCAAATATCGTATTGTCAGAACTTGGGAAAAAAACCCAAAAGACGGTAAAGACACACTAGGGATTTTAGGTGATGATGACACCTGGCCTGTTGATTCTTTAGTAAATATCTGGGATGACTATATAGAAAATCTCCTACCAATAGGTATTTCTAACTTATTTCTCTTTGATGGAGAACAAGTTAAAGAACTTGCAGAACAGGAAACACCACCACCAATAGTTATCGAAGCTATTCGCGGACTCTTAGGGTTAGAGTTGTCCGATAAATTGGCAGTTGATTTAGAAATATTAGTAAACCGCAAACGTAAAGAAGTCGCGGAAATTAAAGATTTAGCTAATTTAGAAGAAATTGAAAAACGATTAACACAATATCAGGAAGATTATCAAGAAATAGAATCAGAATTAGCAAAGCTAAATAATCAAACTGAAGAACTAGAAACTCAACAGCGAGAAGCTTTAGATAAGTTCATTTCTGAAGGCGGTAAAATAGCCGCCGAACGCAATCAATTAGAACAACAACAGAAAGATAAGTTATTAATAGTAGAAGATATCAGACAGTCAATGGGTGAATTAGCTGCTGATGTTTTACCCCTAGCATTAATTCCCAATTTACTAAATCAAGTTCAAGCGCAGGGAACACAAGAATTTCGCTATCAACAGGTACAGTTATCTAAAGATGTCTTAATTGAGCGAGATCAACGCTTACTAAATTGGCTGAATCAATTAGCAATTAATTTAGAACAGGTTGATCAGATTCAAT from Nostoc sp. UHCC 0870 includes these protein-coding regions:
- the dndD gene encoding DNA sulfur modification protein DndD; translated protein: MIFLELVLQNFGPYSGRQVINLDTRSEENHRPIVLLGGMNGGGKTTLMDSIRLALYGQRAQCSTRGNLSYSDFLTQCVNNKATPAEKTRIELLFEHIEDDKPVKYRIVRTWEKNPKDGKDTLGILGDDDTWPVDSLVNIWDDYIENLLPIGISNLFLFDGEQVKELAEQETPPPIVIEAIRGLLGLELSDKLAVDLEILVNRKRKEVAEIKDLANLEEIEKRLTQYQEDYQEIESELAKLNNQTEELETQQREALDKFISEGGKIAAERNQLEQQQKDKLLIVEDIRQSMGELAADVLPLALIPNLLNQVQAQGTQEFRYQQVQLSKDVLIERDQRLLNWLNQLAINLEQVDQIQSFLKEDAESLYTGYAQSEAPWLLADEESLSQLDNVRYHLQNAKKSAQQHLTKLQGVEEEIITLERQVQTAAEPEAYQKLRETVEDAQNQVSQAKAKCEITRRKFAELTDVIERTKKELKEYTDKNLDSKNRQHIITSVAKVQETLKLFREKLTLKKLNKLEEEVKNCFLYLLHKSDLVRSIAIDTKTFSLSIYDFNGKPVPKHRLSAGEKQLLAIAFLWGLAKVSGLRLPVAIDTPLGRLDSSHRNNLVEKYFPSASHQVILLSTDTEIGKKEVETLRENEAIAREYLLKYDSHNRETTVIENQYFW